Proteins encoded within one genomic window of Dehalococcoidia bacterium:
- a CDS encoding NUDIX hydrolase yields the protein MDELKNIWSAGGVIIFEEKIIICHRKKENLFCLPKGTPENDESPEQTALREVYEETGLLPKIINQIGEIRYQFQKQSSTKKYKNNIKYNKTVYYYLMETIGGDISNHDHEFDSVLWMSFYEAKEKLTYQNELSIVEKAFHA from the coding sequence ATGGATGAACTCAAAAATATATGGTCAGCTGGAGGAGTTATTATTTTTGAAGAAAAAATAATAATTTGCCATAGAAAAAAAGAAAATCTTTTTTGTCTACCAAAAGGAACCCCCGAAAATGATGAAAGTCCTGAACAAACGGCTTTAAGAGAGGTTTATGAAGAAACTGGTTTATTACCAAAAATAATTAACCAAATCGGCGAGATTAGATATCAATTTCAAAAACAATCTAGTACAAAAAAATATAAAAACAACATAAAATATAATAAAACAGTTTATTACTATCTAATGGAAACTATAGGTGGTGATATTTCAAATCATGATCACGAATTTGATTCGGTATTATGGATGTCATTTTATGAAGCTAAAGAAAAATTAACATATCAAAATGAACTCTCAATCGTGGAAAAAGCTTTTCATGCCTAA
- a CDS encoding GNAT family N-acetyltransferase, with translation MPKIKTKSTKPIIITGEKTILRPKLKSDIKNDYSWRTDSELSELDATIPINLSFEQFERISINDLSKSSPWSEKFSIDNLNKDHIGNCMFYDINRWEKSCEFGIMIGNKSFWNSGYGTDASRNLLFYIFNHTEINEVYLHTLQRNLRAQKSFQKAGFENPKEIKKGRFEFIKMSTKRDIWMNKFSDLVLNTTLEEEQD, from the coding sequence ATGCCTAAAATTAAAACTAAATCTACAAAGCCAATTATTATTACTGGTGAAAAAACAATTTTAAGACCAAAGCTAAAAAGTGATATAAAAAATGATTACAGCTGGAGAACTGATTCAGAACTATCAGAATTAGACGCAACTATTCCTATAAATTTATCATTTGAGCAGTTTGAAAGAATTTCAATAAATGATTTATCAAAATCTTCTCCTTGGTCAGAAAAATTTTCTATAGATAATTTAAATAAAGATCATATAGGAAACTGTATGTTTTATGATATAAATAGATGGGAAAAGTCTTGTGAGTTTGGGATTATGATTGGTAACAAAAGTTTTTGGAACTCTGGATATGGTACGGATGCTTCTAGGAATTTATTATTTTATATTTTTAACCACACTGAAATAAATGAAGTTTATTTACACACACTTCAAAGAAATCTAAGAGCTCAAAAATCGTTTCAAAAAGCTGGATTTGAAAATCCCAAAGAAATTAAAAAAGGTAGATTTGAATTTATAAAAATGTCCACCAAAAGAGATATTTGGATGAATAAATTTTCAGATCTTGTCCTAAATACTACTCTTGAGGAGGAGCAGGATTAA
- a CDS encoding SDR family oxidoreductase, with protein sequence MSDILSGKVAIVTGSGQGIGRAVAEDLAAHGAKILVVDPGLSLDGNVENASLADEVVEGIKKAGGEAKSSKLSVASFEAGEEIVNDALDSFGRLDIVVTVAGILRDRMIFNMTEDEWHDVIDVHLTGTFSVVRHAAPIFRSQKSGRIITFSSGSGLFGNPGQSNYGAAKSGIAGFTKVVGKDLGKYGVTANSIAPSADTRMTASVPEEFKTLKNNPYKESRDPRDIAPFVTYLASDYSAPINSQIFHVSGGTINHLQELRRKVTLFNPINKGRFTQDNLESEGRGLLFGFGEKNNESAKPLDGQVAVVTGSGRGIGRGIALELARLGANIVVNDVGASLDGTGNDKGPAQSVVEEISELGGKAVASTSSVASVAGGKAIIDKAIEEFGRLDIVITPAGILRDRMIFNMTKEEWQDVIDVHLTGTFSVVAPASKIFREQKSGRIITFSSVSGLIGYSGQSNYGAAKDGIAGFTRVVAKELGKYGVTANAISPGANTRMTQSIPDSTRAMRTGAFKPAEEDHFIYDPEDVAPIVAWLCTDAAAHINGEIVHAVGNRISLFNKYETRRSLTKAGRWTVEELANAVPETFGPELINPAPPQE encoded by the coding sequence ATGTCTGATATTTTATCTGGTAAAGTTGCTATAGTTACAGGTTCTGGTCAAGGAATTGGAAGAGCGGTTGCTGAAGATTTGGCAGCACATGGTGCAAAAATTCTTGTTGTGGATCCAGGTCTTTCTCTCGATGGAAACGTTGAGAATGCTTCATTAGCAGATGAAGTTGTAGAAGGAATTAAGAAAGCAGGAGGAGAAGCAAAGTCATCTAAATTATCTGTTGCTTCTTTTGAAGCTGGGGAAGAAATAGTTAATGATGCTTTAGATTCTTTTGGAAGATTGGATATTGTAGTTACTGTAGCAGGTATCTTAAGAGATAGAATGATATTTAATATGACCGAAGATGAATGGCATGATGTAATAGATGTTCATCTTACTGGTACTTTTTCTGTTGTCAGGCATGCTGCTCCTATTTTTAGATCTCAAAAATCTGGAAGAATTATAACTTTTTCTTCAGGCTCAGGACTTTTTGGTAATCCGGGCCAATCAAATTATGGTGCAGCAAAATCTGGAATAGCTGGTTTCACAAAAGTTGTTGGCAAAGATTTAGGTAAATATGGAGTTACTGCTAATAGTATTGCACCAAGTGCAGATACTAGGATGACTGCTTCAGTTCCTGAAGAATTCAAAACATTAAAAAATAATCCATACAAAGAATCTAGGGATCCGCGAGATATTGCACCATTTGTAACTTATTTGGCTAGTGATTATTCAGCTCCAATTAATTCACAAATCTTTCATGTTTCAGGTGGAACCATTAATCATTTGCAAGAATTAAGAAGAAAGGTGACTTTATTCAACCCAATAAATAAAGGAAGGTTTACTCAAGATAATCTTGAGTCTGAAGGAAGAGGGCTACTTTTTGGTTTTGGCGAAAAGAATAATGAATCCGCTAAACCATTAGATGGTCAAGTAGCGGTTGTAACTGGGTCAGGTAGAGGTATAGGTAGAGGAATTGCTTTAGAATTAGCAAGATTAGGAGCAAATATTGTTGTTAATGATGTTGGTGCAAGTCTTGATGGAACTGGTAATGATAAAGGCCCTGCTCAAAGTGTCGTAGAAGAAATTTCTGAGCTTGGTGGTAAAGCAGTTGCTTCAACAAGTTCCGTGGCTTCGGTTGCAGGAGGAAAAGCAATTATTGATAAAGCAATTGAAGAGTTTGGAAGATTAGATATCGTAATAACTCCAGCAGGTATATTGAGAGACAGAATGATATTTAATATGACCAAAGAAGAATGGCAAGATGTTATAGACGTACACTTAACTGGAACTTTTTCTGTTGTTGCTCCGGCATCAAAGATCTTTAGGGAACAAAAATCAGGAAGAATTATAACCTTCTCAAGTGTTTCAGGTTTGATAGGATATAGTGGGCAATCAAATTATGGAGCAGCTAAAGATGGTATTGCAGGATTTACAAGAGTTGTTGCCAAAGAACTTGGTAAGTATGGAGTAACTGCTAATGCAATATCTCCTGGAGCTAATACTAGGATGACTCAATCAATTCCTGATTCTACTAGAGCTATGAGAACAGGAGCATTTAAACCAGCTGAAGAAGACCACTTCATTTATGACCCAGAAGATGTAGCGCCTATTGTGGCTTGGTTATGTACAGATGCAGCTGCCCACATAAATGGGGAGATTGTTCACGCAGTAGGAAATAGAATAAGTCTTTTTAATAAGTATGAGACAAGAAGATCCCTAACTAAAGCTGGAAGATGGACTGTAGAAGAGTTAGCAAATGCTGTTCCGGAAACTTTTGGGCCAGAGCTAATTAATCCTGCTCCTCCTCAAGAGTAG
- a CDS encoding MaoC family dehydratase N-terminal domain-containing protein encodes MSSGEIITTEMKSFIGLETKPKTYLVEKHSVERFAEAIEDENPLYLDKKYADKIKGGLITPPTYVRLFKANKLEKKFPEPFSNLVDGGSSYSFYKNIYVGDEITVISKLKDLFLKTGTMGEMLFKVTLISYMNQKKELVSTQEIVTITYGKGEKTFLG; translated from the coding sequence ATGTCATCAGGTGAGATAATAACAACTGAAATGAAAAGTTTTATTGGCTTGGAAACAAAGCCAAAAACCTATTTAGTCGAAAAGCATTCTGTTGAAAGATTTGCTGAAGCAATTGAAGATGAAAATCCTTTATATTTAGATAAAAAATATGCTGATAAAATTAAGGGAGGTTTGATCACACCTCCTACTTATGTAAGATTATTCAAGGCAAATAAACTCGAAAAAAAATTTCCAGAACCTTTTTCAAATCTAGTTGATGGAGGCTCATCATATAGTTTCTATAAAAATATTTACGTAGGAGATGAAATAACTGTAATTTCAAAATTAAAAGATTTATTTCTAAAGACTGGTACAATGGGTGAAATGTTATTTAAGGTGACATTAATTTCATATATGAATCAAAAAAAGGAACTAGTTTCTACTCAAGAAATTGTAACTATAACTTACGGCAAAGGAGAAAAAACCTTTTTAGGATAA
- a CDS encoding UvrD-helicase domain-containing protein, with translation MDSLNTQILEGLSDNQIKAVTHELKPLLVIAGPGSGKTRVMAHRIPWIVNNFQINPSQILAVTFTNKSAKELMERANQFLPNHRTPLVKTFHGFCSYFLRREGFFIGLDQSFSIYDDADQLRILKNIFDELDINPRKINPKAISSEISKAKNQGFTPENFKNKSSSYFDEIVSRVFIRYQEIIDQSNACDFDDLLMKTKTILLENKDIREKWSDRYKQVIIDEFQDTNPLQFDISNLLTNNQKSISVVGDPDQSIYSWRHAVPTNLLEFQKQYKECLVVNLDESYRSTQQILDAADSIISNNSNRFERKLWTKKKNGSLINFDFYNDEEEEAISVSSKIQRQIEKGKSPNEIAIIYRVNAQSRVFEVGLNSLGLKYRLVGGVRFYDRREIKDILAYCKMLLNPDDDNAFERVVNCPPRGIGNKTIQILRNSKFQENLSFINYIKKYINNDNFSLLPQRATLALKEFLIIYEKLLKQIEIQEPFELINSIIALTSYDDYLRNDEDSSERLENINELRSSAEEFSVGSDKNPKDSLIEFIETSSLNTNLDNINESFEAVTLITLHQAKGLEYENVFIVGMEEGLLPHSRSLESDDEVEEERRLCYVGITRAKSELFLSSSSRRRFQGIYGNAIKSRFIDEIPKNVMSRKNSKSFLHDKTHWKSSYISQKNFDIEDVSNTINQIEVNINEGDKVSHKSFGEGILLSYKSLQMDVELTVKFQEPIGIKKIMKNKSPIEITESSQESSPEDYYGI, from the coding sequence ATGGATTCACTAAATACACAAATTCTTGAAGGATTATCTGATAATCAAATAAAAGCTGTTACTCATGAGTTGAAACCTCTACTTGTTATAGCAGGTCCAGGTTCAGGCAAAACAAGAGTTATGGCTCATAGGATACCTTGGATAGTTAATAATTTTCAAATTAATCCTAGTCAGATACTTGCTGTTACATTCACAAATAAATCTGCAAAAGAATTGATGGAGAGAGCAAATCAATTTCTACCAAATCATAGAACTCCATTAGTAAAAACTTTTCATGGTTTTTGTTCTTATTTTTTGAGAAGAGAAGGCTTTTTTATAGGATTAGATCAATCATTTTCAATATACGATGATGCTGATCAACTGAGAATATTAAAAAATATTTTTGATGAATTAGATATAAATCCTAGAAAAATAAATCCTAAAGCAATTTCGTCAGAAATATCTAAGGCCAAAAATCAAGGCTTTACTCCTGAGAATTTCAAAAATAAAAGTTCTTCATATTTTGATGAAATTGTTTCAAGAGTTTTTATTAGATATCAAGAAATTATTGATCAATCAAATGCCTGCGATTTTGATGATTTATTGATGAAAACTAAAACTATTCTTTTAGAAAATAAAGATATTAGAGAAAAATGGTCTGATAGGTACAAGCAAGTAATAATTGATGAATTTCAAGACACAAATCCTTTACAATTTGATATTTCAAACTTGCTAACAAATAATCAAAAATCTATTTCAGTTGTTGGAGACCCAGATCAATCAATTTATTCATGGAGACATGCTGTACCTACTAATTTATTGGAATTTCAAAAACAATATAAAGAATGCTTAGTGGTAAATTTAGATGAAAGCTATAGATCTACTCAACAAATTCTTGATGCAGCTGATTCTATAATTTCAAATAATTCAAATAGATTTGAAAGAAAATTATGGACTAAAAAAAAGAATGGAAGTTTAATTAATTTTGATTTTTATAATGACGAAGAAGAAGAAGCTATATCAGTTTCTTCAAAAATCCAAAGGCAGATTGAAAAAGGTAAATCTCCAAATGAAATAGCCATTATATATAGAGTGAATGCTCAAAGTAGAGTTTTTGAAGTAGGATTGAATTCATTAGGTCTGAAATACAGATTGGTCGGTGGAGTTAGGTTCTACGATAGAAGAGAAATTAAGGATATTCTTGCTTACTGCAAAATGCTTCTTAACCCAGATGATGATAACGCCTTTGAAAGAGTAGTTAATTGTCCTCCTAGAGGAATAGGTAATAAAACAATTCAAATATTAAGAAATTCAAAATTTCAAGAAAATCTTAGCTTCATAAATTACATAAAAAAATACATTAATAATGATAATTTTTCTTTATTACCTCAAAGGGCAACTTTAGCATTGAAAGAATTCCTAATTATTTACGAAAAACTTTTGAAGCAAATTGAAATCCAAGAACCTTTTGAATTAATTAATTCAATAATTGCGCTTACATCTTATGACGATTATCTTAGAAATGATGAAGATAGTTCAGAGAGACTAGAGAACATAAATGAATTAAGATCTTCAGCAGAAGAATTTTCAGTAGGATCAGATAAAAATCCAAAAGATTCCCTAATAGAATTTATTGAAACCTCTTCACTTAATACTAATTTAGATAATATAAATGAGTCTTTTGAAGCAGTTACCTTAATAACTCTTCATCAGGCAAAAGGCCTAGAATACGAAAATGTTTTTATTGTTGGAATGGAGGAAGGTTTATTACCTCACTCTCGCTCTTTAGAATCTGATGATGAAGTAGAAGAAGAAAGAAGACTCTGTTATGTAGGAATAACAAGAGCTAAAAGTGAGCTTTTTCTTTCTTCCTCCAGCAGAAGAAGATTTCAAGGAATATATGGAAATGCAATTAAGTCTAGATTTATAGATGAAATCCCAAAAAATGTAATGTCAAGAAAAAATTCAAAATCTTTTTTACATGACAAAACACATTGGAAAAGTAGTTATATTTCTCAAAAAAATTTTGATATAGAGGATGTTAGTAATACTATCAATCAAATTGAAGTTAATATTAATGAGGGAGATAAAGTTTCTCATAAAAGTTTCGGAGAAGGTATTTTACTTTCATATAAATCTCTTCAAATGGATGTAGAGTTAACTGTAAAATTTCAAGAACCTATAGGCATTAAGAAAATTATGAAGAACAAATCACCAATAGAAATTACTGAATCATCTCAAGAATCTTCTCCTGAGGATTATTATGGAATCTAA
- a CDS encoding DRTGG domain-containing protein, with amino-acid sequence MPVICISSSEKDSGKTAILSGIVQESLNRGIKTYVGELENNEIVDHKKINQLLELDNRNSLKNSELIFVEINQMEFSKQKIILDKFDAKVIFIERDSADINSIEKFFSERLVGFIINGVLKYKKNVIESLHNEKVIAILEEQRFFMTKTAQDLRDVLSTKKVLGEESLNKIIENYLIGGFVLDWGPEYFSTRKNVALVVRGDRPDVQLSALQSGTLNVLIATSGISPVEYIIYEAKKLSIPVLIVDENTEEAISKLSDSFEINDFDHNEKVMYSNRILNDNLNFDKLFDIFSTPITK; translated from the coding sequence ATGCCAGTTATTTGTATTTCATCATCAGAGAAAGATAGTGGTAAAACAGCTATTTTATCTGGAATAGTCCAAGAGTCCTTGAACAGAGGGATAAAAACCTATGTGGGTGAACTAGAAAATAATGAGATAGTTGATCATAAAAAGATCAATCAATTATTAGAACTAGACAACAGAAACTCTTTGAAAAACTCAGAACTTATATTTGTTGAAATAAATCAAATGGAGTTTTCAAAACAAAAAATAATACTTGATAAATTTGATGCTAAAGTTATTTTTATTGAGAGAGATTCAGCTGATATTAATAGTATTGAGAAGTTTTTTTCAGAAAGATTAGTTGGGTTTATTATTAATGGTGTTTTGAAGTACAAAAAAAATGTAATCGAATCTCTTCATAATGAAAAGGTTATTGCAATATTAGAGGAACAAAGATTTTTCATGACTAAGACAGCTCAAGACCTAAGAGATGTGTTAAGTACTAAAAAGGTTTTAGGAGAAGAAAGTTTAAATAAAATCATTGAAAATTATTTAATTGGTGGTTTTGTGTTAGATTGGGGACCTGAATATTTTTCAACTAGAAAAAACGTAGCTTTAGTCGTTAGAGGAGATAGACCTGATGTTCAGCTATCCGCTCTTCAGTCAGGTACTCTTAATGTTCTTATTGCTACTAGTGGTATAAGTCCTGTTGAGTATATTATTTATGAAGCAAAAAAATTAAGTATTCCAGTTTTAATTGTTGATGAAAATACAGAAGAAGCAATTTCTAAACTTTCTGATTCTTTTGAGATAAATGATTTTGACCATAATGAAAAGGTCATGTATTCCAATAGAATCTTAAATGATAATTTAAATTTCGATAAATTATTTGATATTTTTTCAACACCCATCACAAAGTAA